In Porites lutea chromosome 1, jaPorLute2.1, whole genome shotgun sequence, a single genomic region encodes these proteins:
- the LOC140931465 gene encoding cardioacceleratory peptide receptor-like, giving the protein MGNCFVLSLCYKRRGSSSLRWFIANLAIADLTFALLSILDIISFLWTWVGGQVTCKIQCFWIEACYTTSLLTLVLISFRRIKAVLHPFNARLSDAEGAKRKVVALWIGSLVVCSPLLYAYQVTLDLSGQIICTNKPFGDLGRQIYYSIHTVCFFIVPLVYMIYAQTAIFLALIRSSRRVFPTQNAFATSYTNRHRKVAKTLAALTLAFIICWSPFMIVRTLMYFHLLSEGHVWRASQLLVMLNTVLDPILYGIYGENLNFRQYLRRIITRLTFRQASTGASVVRQRRMHEQGDRKFRFYLKNIPY; this is encoded by the exons ATGGGAAATTGTTTCGTGTTATCACTTTGTTACAAAAGACGTGGATCTTCATCGCTGAGATGGTTCATAGCCAACCTCGCCATTGCCGACCTTACTTTTGCATTGCTGAGTATCTTGGACATTATAAGTTTTCTTTGGACTTGGGTTGGCGGTCAGGTAACTTGTAAGATACAATGTTTTTGGATTGAAGCATGCTATACAACTTC ACTACTGACCCTGGTGCTGATCAGCTTTCGACGAATCAAGGCCGTACTCCATCCCTTCAATGCGCGGTTGAGTGATGCAGAAGGCGCGAAAAGGAAAGTGGTCGCTTTGTGGATAGGAAGCCTTGTAGTTTGTTCTCCTTTGCTTTATGCCTATCAGGTAACACTAGATTTAAGTGGTCAGATTATCTGTACAAACAAACCGTTTGGGGATTTAGGAAGACAGATTTACTACAGTATTCAcactgtttgttttttcatcgtTCCTCTAGTGTACATGATCTATGCCCAGACGGCTATTTTCCTAGCCCTCATACGCTCGAGTAGACGCGTTTTTCCTACACAAAACGCATTTGCGACGTCATACACGAATCGCCATCGCAAAGTTGCCAAAACGTTGGCCGCTCTCACTTTAGCGTTTATAATATGTTGGTCTCCTTTCATGATTGTTCGAACGCTGATGTACTTCCATTTGTTAAGCGAAGGACACGTTTGGAGAGCGTCTCAGCTTCTCGTTATGTTAAACACGGTGCTCGACCCGATCTTGTATGGAATTTACGGAGAAAACTTGAACTTTAGGCAGTATCTACGTCGAATCATCACACGTCTCACTTTCAGGCAAGCTTCAACAGGGGCAAGTGTTGTCAGGCAAAGACGAATGCACGAGCAAGGTGACAGAAAGTTCCGGTTCTACCTAAAAAATATACCATACTAA